From the genome of Haloterrigena sp. KLK7, one region includes:
- a CDS encoding alpha/beta hydrolase, which translates to MTGTGVTTVGDCRIAYRRAGTSGPPIVLCHGAGIDDATVSWRHAIDALSEDYRVYAIDWPEYGRSTGSVTHTIDTYVDVLDGFLESLPYERVSLAGISMGGGAALGYALERPERIERLALVDSYGLGGRLPNALPWKLLSQVPGMTELGKIAAGATTDSVRLVLDSLVADSGGLSDEFVDDAREKLMEPGSIQAFKEFQGNELSYDGRVATNFVDDLDDLSVPTLLIHGEEDPLVPLEWSVRAANRIPDAELDVIEDCGHWAPRERPERFNESLRNWLPDRRCAPTIDYPTAEMPGVTRVGN; encoded by the coding sequence ATGACGGGAACCGGCGTCACCACCGTCGGTGACTGTCGGATCGCCTACCGGCGCGCGGGGACGAGCGGCCCCCCGATCGTCCTCTGTCACGGCGCCGGCATCGACGACGCGACGGTCTCGTGGCGCCACGCCATCGACGCACTCTCCGAGGACTACCGCGTCTACGCGATCGACTGGCCGGAGTACGGCCGCAGCACCGGCTCGGTCACCCACACGATCGATACCTACGTCGACGTCCTCGACGGGTTCCTCGAGTCGCTCCCCTACGAGCGCGTCTCGCTGGCTGGGATCTCGATGGGCGGCGGTGCAGCGCTGGGCTACGCCCTCGAGCGCCCCGAGCGAATCGAGCGACTGGCGCTCGTCGACAGCTACGGACTGGGCGGGCGACTGCCCAACGCGCTCCCGTGGAAGCTGCTGTCGCAGGTCCCCGGGATGACGGAGTTGGGCAAGATCGCCGCCGGCGCCACCACCGATAGCGTCAGACTGGTCCTCGATAGCCTCGTCGCCGACTCCGGCGGCCTCTCCGACGAATTCGTCGACGACGCCCGAGAGAAACTGATGGAACCGGGATCGATTCAGGCGTTCAAAGAGTTTCAGGGGAACGAACTCTCGTACGACGGCCGCGTCGCGACGAACTTCGTCGACGATCTCGACGACCTGTCGGTCCCGACGCTGCTGATCCACGGCGAGGAGGACCCCCTCGTCCCCCTCGAGTGGTCGGTACGGGCCGCGAACCGTATCCCGGACGCCGAACTCGACGTCATCGAGGACTGCGGCCACTGGGCGCCTCGAGAGCGCCCCGAGCGGTTCAACGAGAGCCTCCGAAACTGGCTCCCGGACCGCCGCTGTGCGCCGACGATCGACTACCCGACGGCCGAGATGCCCGGGGTCACTCGAGTCGGTAACTGA
- a CDS encoding CehA/McbA family metallohydrolase has product MTTQIPFAIDFHVHSDDSYDGHEPIELILEQAADIGLDGVVITDHDEISESLRAAELAPEYGLIGIPGVEVSTRHGHLLAIGVEERPDPGQPFTETVEDVRALGGVAIVPHPFQRSRHGVRKRRIEDADAIETYNSMVFTGYRNRRARAFARRCGYPQIGASDAHYLPNVGKAYTEILVSPDADSPTRADIDGDELVAAILEGRTQIRGKRTPIHESSVQYAKGAVRKVSYMLTSRAPLVPTVPASMDRST; this is encoded by the coding sequence ATGACGACTCAGATTCCGTTCGCGATCGACTTTCACGTCCACTCGGACGATTCCTACGACGGGCACGAACCGATCGAACTCATCCTCGAGCAGGCGGCCGACATCGGACTCGACGGGGTCGTTATCACTGACCACGACGAGATCAGCGAGTCGCTTCGCGCGGCCGAACTCGCGCCGGAGTACGGCCTGATCGGCATCCCCGGCGTCGAGGTCTCGACGCGCCACGGCCACCTGCTGGCCATCGGAGTCGAGGAACGGCCCGACCCCGGTCAGCCGTTCACGGAGACCGTCGAGGACGTCCGCGCCCTCGGCGGCGTCGCGATCGTCCCCCATCCGTTCCAGCGCAGCCGCCACGGCGTCCGCAAACGTCGCATCGAGGACGCCGACGCGATCGAGACCTACAACTCGATGGTCTTTACCGGCTACCGCAACCGCCGGGCGCGGGCCTTCGCCCGTCGCTGCGGCTATCCCCAGATCGGCGCCAGCGACGCCCATTACCTCCCTAACGTCGGCAAAGCCTACACCGAGATCCTCGTGTCCCCCGACGCCGATTCCCCGACCAGGGCCGACATCGACGGCGACGAACTCGTCGCGGCCATCCTCGAGGGCCGGACCCAGATCCGCGGCAAGCGGACGCCGATTCACGAGAGCTCGGTTCAGTACGCCAAGGGCGCGGTGCGGAAGGTGTCGTACATGCTGACCTCGCGCGCGCCGCTGGTGCCGACGGTCCCGGCCTCGATGGACCGGTCGACCTGA
- a CDS encoding ketopantoate reductase family protein: protein MEIVVFGAGSLGSLVGGALARDPTHDVTLVGRDPHVGAVRESGLELSGHIEATVTPSATTDGRGLAADLAIVAVKAFDTASAAETLATGDYEAVLSLQNGMGNEETLAARLEAPVLAGTASYGAILHAPGRVECTGIGELVLGARNGGRSDRADRIGSAFAAAGLETTVADDMPRRLWEKLAVNAGINPVTALARTDNAAVLEAEGSDLARGAARETARVARACDVGLSNREALAALEAVASDTAANTSSMHQDVRAERRTEIDAINGYVVDRASEQGLEVPTNRVLTSLVRTWERERELR from the coding sequence ATGGAGATCGTCGTCTTCGGGGCCGGCAGCCTCGGCAGTCTCGTCGGCGGCGCGCTCGCGCGCGACCCGACACACGACGTGACGCTCGTCGGGCGCGACCCCCACGTCGGCGCCGTTCGCGAGTCGGGCCTCGAACTGTCGGGCCACATCGAGGCGACGGTCACCCCGTCAGCGACGACCGACGGACGGGGGCTCGCTGCCGACCTCGCGATCGTCGCGGTCAAAGCGTTCGACACGGCGTCGGCCGCCGAGACGCTCGCGACGGGCGACTACGAGGCCGTCCTCTCGCTGCAAAACGGGATGGGAAACGAGGAGACGCTCGCCGCCCGCCTCGAGGCGCCGGTGCTCGCGGGTACCGCCTCCTACGGCGCGATCCTGCACGCTCCCGGCCGCGTCGAGTGCACCGGGATCGGCGAGCTCGTCCTCGGCGCGCGCAACGGCGGCCGCTCGGACCGCGCCGACCGGATCGGTTCGGCGTTCGCTGCGGCCGGTCTCGAGACCACTGTCGCCGACGATATGCCCCGCCGTCTCTGGGAGAAACTCGCCGTTAACGCCGGGATCAACCCCGTCACGGCGCTGGCGCGGACCGACAACGCGGCCGTCCTCGAGGCCGAGGGAAGCGACCTCGCTCGCGGGGCCGCCCGCGAGACGGCGCGGGTCGCACGGGCCTGCGACGTCGGGCTCTCGAACCGCGAGGCGCTCGCCGCGCTCGAGGCCGTCGCGAGCGATACGGCCGCGAACACGTCCTCGATGCACCAGGACGTCCGCGCCGAGCGGCGCACCGAGATCGACGCCATCAACGGCTACGTGGTCGATCGAGCATCCGAGCAGGGACTCGAAGTACCGACGAACCGGGTCTTGACGTCGCTGGTACGGACGTGGGAGCGCGAACGCGAGCTCCGGTGA
- a CDS encoding succinylglutamate desuccinylase/aspartoacylase family protein — METDHGPLDVTLRGPGEPEVVVVAGVHGDERSGIRAVRRLREADLELRRGVAFVLANPAAIAADERYLDSDLNRVFPGDPDGDREERIAARLCEFVEGRTTLSLHGTEAEPTPFALVHSAQEREFELASELPVPHVIDHWGVNEHTITTCGFSVEIELAAENSEEVAATAERQARAFLERVDALPGEPPEADPDYYHMGESVPKPDGSSYEVHVENFERVPEGTAYATVDGEELTADEPFWPLLMSADGAEDIFGYRGQKIGDSLAEVRETWIGAERDSRGSD; from the coding sequence ATGGAGACTGACCACGGCCCGCTCGACGTGACGCTCCGGGGACCAGGGGAGCCCGAAGTCGTGGTCGTCGCCGGCGTCCACGGCGACGAGCGGAGCGGCATTCGCGCGGTACGCCGGCTGCGCGAGGCCGACCTCGAGCTCCGACGGGGCGTCGCGTTCGTCCTCGCCAACCCGGCCGCGATCGCGGCCGACGAACGCTACCTCGACTCGGACCTCAACCGCGTGTTCCCCGGCGATCCGGACGGCGACCGGGAGGAACGGATCGCGGCGCGACTCTGCGAGTTCGTCGAGGGGCGGACGACGCTCTCGTTGCACGGGACCGAAGCCGAGCCCACGCCGTTCGCGCTCGTACACAGCGCTCAGGAACGCGAGTTCGAACTGGCCTCGGAGCTGCCCGTTCCACACGTCATCGATCACTGGGGAGTCAACGAGCACACGATCACGACGTGTGGCTTCAGCGTCGAGATCGAGCTCGCCGCCGAGAACTCCGAGGAGGTGGCCGCGACCGCGGAACGGCAGGCCCGCGCGTTCCTCGAGCGGGTGGACGCGCTCCCCGGAGAGCCGCCCGAAGCCGATCCCGACTACTACCACATGGGCGAGTCCGTACCGAAACCCGACGGATCGTCCTACGAGGTGCACGTCGAGAACTTCGAACGCGTCCCCGAAGGGACCGCCTACGCGACCGTCGACGGGGAGGAGCTGACCGCCGACGAGCCCTTTTGGCCGCTACTGATGTCCGCGGACGGCGCCGAGGACATCTTCGGCTACCGGGGACAGAAGATCGGTGACTCGCTCGCGGAGGTCAGAGAGACGTGGATCGGTGCGGAACGGGATTCGCGAGGGTCCGACTAG
- a CDS encoding DUF5783 family protein, producing the protein MADFDPEKFEDKYANYFPELQQAYKNAFNRMNDQYDSELVHAIDQQVLNESEPFYEGDGEFRVELPEDPYDRLTGVLVERDRFEEILERHVDEIETELQRVFGFA; encoded by the coding sequence ATGGCCGACTTCGACCCCGAGAAATTCGAAGACAAGTACGCCAACTACTTCCCGGAACTCCAGCAGGCGTACAAGAACGCGTTCAATCGGATGAACGATCAGTACGACTCCGAACTGGTCCACGCGATCGACCAGCAGGTGTTAAACGAGAGCGAGCCCTTCTACGAGGGCGACGGCGAGTTCCGCGTCGAACTCCCCGAGGACCCCTACGATCGACTCACGGGCGTGCTCGTCGAACGGGACCGCTTCGAGGAGATCCTCGAGCGCCACGTCGACGAGATCGAGACCGAACTGCAGCGGGTCTTCGGATTCGCCTGA
- a CDS encoding PPC domain-containing DNA-binding protein, whose translation MNYRAVETTDEYVARLEHGADWRAEIESLAEEVEADAAWFTALGAVQDAELWFYDQAECEYYPIEFDEPLEVASCVGNVSRLDDERFAHTHVVLSDDEGTTYAGHLNEATVWAGEVHMRVFEEPLEREYDETTELDLWL comes from the coding sequence ATGAACTACCGCGCCGTCGAGACGACGGACGAGTACGTCGCCCGCCTCGAGCACGGCGCCGACTGGCGGGCCGAGATCGAGTCGCTCGCCGAGGAGGTCGAGGCCGACGCGGCCTGGTTTACCGCCCTCGGCGCCGTGCAGGACGCCGAACTCTGGTTCTACGACCAGGCGGAGTGCGAGTACTACCCGATCGAGTTCGACGAACCGCTCGAGGTCGCCAGCTGCGTCGGCAACGTCTCGCGGCTGGATGACGAGCGATTCGCGCACACCCACGTCGTCCTCTCGGACGACGAGGGGACGACGTACGCCGGCCACCTGAACGAGGCGACGGTCTGGGCCGGCGAGGTCCACATGCGCGTCTTCGAGGAGCCCCTCGAGCGCGAGTACGACGAGACCACCGAACTGGACCTGTGGCTCTGA
- a CDS encoding NifU family protein, translated as MSTETQNDGDDLEDRVANFLRRNFPQIQMHGGSAAIQDIDRESGEVSIALGGACSGCGISPMTIQAIKSRMVKEIPEIEKVNASTGMDGGEADMGGGGMSPSFPGETVDDDGEADEGPEAPF; from the coding sequence ATGAGCACCGAAACCCAGAACGACGGGGACGACCTCGAAGACCGCGTCGCGAACTTCCTCCGACGCAACTTCCCGCAGATCCAGATGCACGGCGGCAGCGCAGCGATTCAGGACATCGATCGCGAGAGCGGCGAAGTCAGCATCGCCCTCGGTGGCGCGTGCAGCGGCTGCGGGATCTCGCCGATGACGATCCAGGCGATCAAGAGCCGGATGGTCAAGGAGATTCCCGAGATCGAGAAAGTCAACGCCTCGACCGGTATGGACGGCGGCGAAGCCGACATGGGTGGCGGCGGCATGAGCCCCTCGTTCCCCGGCGAGACCGTCGACGACGACGGCGAGGCCGACGAAGGGCCGGAAGCACCGTTCTGA
- a CDS encoding DNA polymerase II large subunit, which yields MREADERYFERLESQLDEAFDVAERAKERGADPKPEVEIPTARDMADRVENILGIDGVAERVRELEGEMSREEAALELAKDFAEGRVGDYESKAGKVEGAVRTAVALLTEGVVAAPIEGIDKVEILENDDGTEFVNVYYAGPIRSAGGTAQALSVLVADYTRALVGIEQYGARDEEIERYAEEIALYDKETGLQYTPKDKETKFIAEHMPIMLDGEATGDEEVSGFRDLERVDTNSARGGMCLVMAEGIALKAPKIQRYTRNLDEVDWPWLQDLIDGNYYDDAGDEESADDGDEDDAADDGDAESADGGDAESDADGPEGPPRVDESTKFLRDLIAGRPVFSHPCAEGGFRLRYGRARNHGFATAGVHPAAMHLVDDFLATGTQIKTERPGKAAGVVPVDSIEGPTVKLANGDVRRIDDPDDALEIRNGVEKILDLGEYLVNYGEFVENNHPLAPASYTYEWWIQDLEAAGADVQALADDPRIDLEFPDPEEALEWALEYDAPLHPEYTYLWHDISVDAFCGLAASVADGRIERDGDGSVNGNGDDSVLVLAHDDAVADALETIVIEHRQRPDADRIEIDDWRPFVRTVGCEPRQAVADGAALEPEGGERPVIELERTWSDDDLSDRARNWGREDEPAGANAVEAVNEVAPFQVRERAPTRIGNRMGRPEKSESRDLSPPVHTLFPIGEAGGAQRNVADAAKHAETMSDTPGVVELQVGRQRCPDCATETFKNRCPDCDARTEPDYRCPDCDESLEPDDAGRVECDRCEREGTCVEVREIDVNDEFRSALESVGERENAFDILKGVKGLSSTNKIPEPIEKGILRAKHDVSAFKDGTVRYDMTDLPVTSVRASELDVDVGQLQSLGYEEDIHGDPLTHEDQLVELKVQDIVLSDGAAEHMLQTADFIDDLLEQYYGLEPFYEFEDRQELVGELVFGMAPHTSAATVGRVIGFTSAAVGYAHPYFHAAKRRNCDGDEDCVMLLLDGLLNFSKSFLPDQRGGKMDAPLVMSSRIDPSEIDDEAHNMDVVSQYPREFYLATREQADPEDVDVQIAEANLGTDLEYTGFEHTHDTTDIAMGPDLSAYKTLGSMMDKMDAQLELSRKLEAVDETDVAERVIEYHFLPDLIGNLRAFSRQETRCLDCGEKFRRMPLTGDCRECGGRVNLTVHKGSVNKYMQTAIQVADEYDCRPYTKQRLEVLERSLESIFENDKNKQSGIEDFM from the coding sequence ATGCGCGAGGCAGACGAGCGCTACTTCGAGCGACTCGAGTCCCAGTTAGACGAGGCCTTCGACGTCGCCGAGCGGGCCAAGGAGCGCGGCGCCGATCCGAAACCGGAAGTCGAGATCCCGACCGCGCGGGACATGGCCGACCGCGTCGAGAACATCCTCGGGATCGACGGCGTCGCCGAGCGCGTCCGCGAACTCGAGGGCGAGATGAGCCGGGAAGAGGCGGCCCTGGAACTGGCGAAGGACTTCGCCGAGGGACGGGTCGGCGACTACGAGTCGAAGGCCGGCAAGGTCGAGGGCGCCGTCCGCACCGCGGTCGCGCTCCTGACCGAAGGGGTCGTCGCCGCCCCCATCGAGGGGATCGACAAGGTCGAGATCTTAGAGAACGACGACGGGACGGAGTTCGTCAACGTCTACTACGCCGGTCCGATCCGCTCTGCGGGCGGGACCGCGCAGGCCCTCTCGGTGCTCGTCGCCGACTACACCCGCGCGCTCGTCGGCATCGAACAGTACGGCGCCCGCGACGAGGAGATCGAGCGCTATGCCGAGGAGATCGCCCTCTACGACAAGGAGACCGGGCTCCAATATACGCCCAAGGACAAGGAGACGAAGTTCATCGCCGAGCACATGCCGATCATGCTGGACGGTGAAGCCACGGGCGACGAGGAGGTCTCCGGCTTCCGCGACCTAGAGCGGGTCGACACCAACAGCGCCCGCGGCGGGATGTGTCTGGTCATGGCCGAGGGGATCGCGCTGAAGGCCCCGAAGATCCAGCGCTACACCCGCAACTTAGACGAGGTCGACTGGCCGTGGCTGCAGGACCTCATCGACGGCAACTACTACGACGACGCCGGTGACGAGGAGAGCGCGGACGACGGCGACGAAGACGACGCGGCCGACGACGGCGACGCGGAGAGCGCGGACGGCGGCGACGCCGAGTCCGACGCCGACGGCCCCGAGGGACCCCCGCGCGTCGACGAATCCACGAAGTTCCTCCGGGACCTGATCGCCGGGCGGCCCGTCTTCTCTCACCCCTGTGCGGAAGGGGGCTTTCGACTGCGCTACGGTCGCGCGCGCAACCACGGCTTCGCGACCGCCGGCGTCCACCCCGCCGCGATGCACCTGGTCGACGACTTCCTCGCGACCGGCACCCAGATCAAGACCGAACGACCCGGCAAGGCCGCCGGCGTCGTCCCCGTCGACTCCATCGAGGGGCCGACCGTCAAACTGGCCAACGGAGACGTCCGGCGGATCGACGACCCCGACGACGCTCTCGAGATCAGAAACGGCGTCGAGAAGATCTTAGACCTCGGCGAGTACCTCGTCAACTACGGCGAGTTCGTCGAGAACAACCATCCGCTCGCCCCGGCCTCCTACACCTACGAGTGGTGGATCCAGGACTTAGAGGCCGCCGGCGCCGACGTGCAGGCCCTCGCGGACGACCCCCGGATCGACCTCGAGTTCCCCGACCCCGAGGAGGCCCTCGAGTGGGCCCTCGAGTACGACGCGCCGCTGCATCCGGAGTACACCTACCTCTGGCACGATATCTCGGTCGACGCCTTCTGCGGCCTCGCCGCGTCGGTCGCGGACGGGCGGATCGAGCGGGACGGCGACGGCAGCGTGAACGGCAACGGGGACGACAGCGTCCTCGTCCTCGCGCACGACGACGCCGTCGCGGACGCCCTCGAGACGATCGTCATCGAGCACCGCCAGCGCCCCGACGCGGACCGCATCGAGATCGACGACTGGCGGCCGTTCGTCCGCACCGTCGGCTGCGAGCCCCGGCAGGCGGTCGCCGACGGGGCCGCGCTCGAACCCGAGGGCGGCGAGCGCCCCGTCATCGAACTCGAGCGCACCTGGTCCGACGATGACCTCTCCGACCGCGCCCGTAACTGGGGCCGCGAGGACGAACCCGCCGGCGCCAACGCCGTCGAGGCCGTCAACGAAGTCGCGCCGTTTCAGGTGCGCGAGCGCGCCCCCACGCGGATCGGCAATCGGATGGGACGCCCGGAGAAGTCCGAGAGCCGCGACCTCAGCCCGCCCGTGCACACGCTGTTCCCGATCGGCGAGGCCGGCGGCGCACAGCGCAACGTCGCCGACGCCGCCAAACACGCCGAGACGATGTCGGACACGCCCGGCGTCGTCGAACTGCAGGTCGGCCGCCAGCGCTGTCCCGACTGCGCGACGGAGACGTTCAAGAACCGCTGTCCCGACTGCGACGCGCGGACCGAACCGGACTATCGGTGTCCCGACTGCGACGAGTCCCTCGAGCCCGACGACGCCGGCCGCGTCGAGTGCGACCGCTGTGAACGCGAGGGCACCTGCGTCGAGGTCCGCGAGATCGACGTCAACGACGAGTTCCGCTCCGCCCTCGAGTCCGTCGGGGAACGCGAGAACGCCTTCGACATCCTCAAAGGCGTCAAGGGGCTGTCCTCGACGAACAAGATCCCCGAACCCATCGAGAAGGGGATCCTGCGCGCGAAACACGACGTCTCGGCGTTCAAGGACGGCACCGTTCGCTACGACATGACCGACCTCCCGGTCACGTCCGTCCGCGCCAGCGAACTCGACGTCGACGTCGGTCAGCTCCAGTCGCTCGGCTACGAGGAGGACATCCACGGCGATCCGCTGACCCACGAGGACCAGCTGGTCGAACTCAAGGTGCAGGACATCGTCCTCTCGGACGGCGCGGCCGAGCACATGTTGCAGACGGCCGACTTCATCGACGACCTGTTGGAGCAGTACTACGGCCTCGAGCCGTTCTACGAGTTCGAGGACCGGCAAGAGCTGGTCGGCGAACTCGTCTTCGGGATGGCGCCCCACACCTCGGCAGCAACTGTCGGGAGGGTGATTGGTTTCACGAGCGCGGCGGTCGGATACGCTCATCCGTACTTTCACGCCGCGAAGCGGCGGAACTGCGACGGTGACGAGGATTGCGTGATGCTGCTTCTCGACGGACTTCTCAACTTCAGTAAGTCTTTCTTGCCCGATCAGCGCGGGGGGAAGATGGACGCCCCCCTCGTCATGTCCTCCCGCATCGATCCCTCCGAGATCGACGACGAGGCCCACAACATGGACGTCGTCTCGCAGTACCCCCGCGAGTTCTACCTCGCGACCCGCGAGCAGGCCGACCCCGAGGACGTCGACGTCCAGATCGCCGAGGCGAACCTCGGAACCGACCTCGAGTACACCGGCTTCGAACACACCCACGACACCACCGACATCGCGATGGGGCCCGACCTCTCGGCGTACAAGACGCTGGGTTCGATGATGGACAAGATGGACGCCCAGCTCGAGCTCTCGCGGAAACTCGAAGCCGTCGACGAGACCGACGTCGCGGAACGGGTCATCGAGTACCACTTCCTCCCGGACCTGATCGGGAACCTGCGCGCGTTCTCCCGGCAGGAGACCCGCTGTCTCGACTGCGGCGAGAAGTTCCGGCGGATGCCCCTGACCGGCGACTGCCGGGAGTGCGGCGGCCGGGTCAATCTCACCGTCCACAAGGGCTCGGTGAACAAGTACATGCAGACCGCGATTCAGGTGGCCGACGAGTACGACTGCCGACCCTACACGAAACAGCGGTTAGAAGTGCTCGAGCGATCCCTCGAGAGCATCTTCGAGAACGACAAGAACAAGCAGAGCGGTATTGAAGACTTCATGTAG
- a CDS encoding ABC transporter substrate-binding protein, whose translation MVQRSIELSRRQLLASGAAVSGAAIAGCIGGGGDGGDDAFQFTQEQSREDQFDPIVSNDVYSFQVINHVFDGLYEFGEDLELQPKLATGEPTVEREGTRFIFEIEEAAEFHNGDDVTASDVAYSFTAPVEEETENAAEYDMIESTEVIDDYQLQVDLGEDPYGPFELQTMGVSVVPESVRSEDPEAFNRNPVGSGPFTFEALEGDYVEIARWDDYWDDLEPNLERVRFVAHDDPAGRVSDIRSENTDVIAGIPNDDWNVLESEQGVNLHSAESATYMYMAFNCNEGPTTSPEVRRAVAHSFSMQDFIESNAANVTSPMYSPIPPVVNEVWGFPEDEYQELLPGYDPDEAQSLLDEHAPDDFEPTIITPEGIRAQLAERIATRLDEIGYGADVQQLDFSTLVDTYTTGNADDYNMYLLGWSGGPDPDFYLYSLFHESQEELNQGHFYEGSDGFHEGLAQARNMADQEARYEIYEPIIREIVEQLPALPAFTQDNTMASRDYVQDLQAHPDSTYNPTLASDYANVSIE comes from the coding sequence ATGGTGCAACGCAGCATAGAACTCTCTCGACGGCAGCTCCTCGCCTCGGGTGCTGCGGTCTCCGGAGCAGCGATCGCAGGGTGCATCGGTGGGGGAGGCGACGGCGGCGACGACGCCTTCCAGTTCACGCAAGAGCAATCGCGGGAAGACCAGTTCGATCCGATCGTTTCGAACGACGTCTACAGCTTTCAGGTGATCAACCACGTCTTCGACGGGCTCTACGAGTTCGGCGAGGACCTCGAGCTCCAGCCGAAACTCGCGACGGGCGAGCCGACCGTCGAGCGCGAGGGAACGCGCTTTATCTTCGAGATCGAAGAGGCGGCCGAGTTCCACAACGGCGACGACGTGACCGCCTCGGACGTCGCCTACTCGTTTACCGCCCCGGTCGAGGAGGAGACGGAGAACGCCGCCGAGTACGACATGATCGAGAGCACTGAGGTCATCGACGACTATCAGCTCCAGGTCGACCTCGGCGAGGACCCGTACGGTCCGTTCGAGCTCCAGACGATGGGCGTGTCGGTAGTCCCCGAAAGCGTCCGGTCCGAAGACCCCGAGGCGTTCAACAGGAACCCGGTGGGGAGCGGGCCGTTCACCTTCGAGGCACTCGAGGGCGATTACGTCGAGATCGCCCGATGGGACGACTACTGGGACGATCTGGAGCCGAACTTGGAGCGAGTCCGCTTCGTGGCCCACGACGACCCGGCGGGACGCGTCTCCGACATCCGGTCCGAGAACACCGACGTGATCGCGGGCATTCCGAACGACGACTGGAACGTCCTCGAGAGCGAGCAGGGCGTGAACCTCCACTCAGCGGAGAGTGCCACGTACATGTACATGGCGTTCAACTGCAACGAGGGGCCCACGACCAGCCCCGAGGTCCGCCGAGCGGTCGCCCACTCGTTCTCGATGCAGGACTTCATCGAGTCCAACGCCGCGAACGTGACGTCGCCGATGTACAGCCCGATCCCGCCGGTCGTCAACGAGGTCTGGGGATTCCCCGAAGACGAGTACCAGGAGCTCCTGCCGGGGTACGATCCCGACGAGGCCCAGTCGCTGTTAGACGAGCACGCGCCCGACGACTTCGAGCCGACGATCATCACGCCGGAGGGGATCCGCGCGCAGCTCGCCGAACGGATCGCCACGCGGCTCGACGAGATCGGCTACGGCGCCGACGTCCAGCAGCTCGACTTCTCGACGCTCGTGGACACGTACACCACGGGCAACGCCGACGACTACAACATGTACCTGCTGGGGTGGAGCGGCGGTCCCGACCCGGACTTCTACCTCTACTCGCTGTTCCACGAGAGTCAGGAGGAGCTCAACCAGGGCCACTTCTACGAGGGCAGCGACGGCTTCCACGAGGGGCTGGCGCAGGCGCGTAATATGGCCGATCAGGAGGCGCGCTACGAGATCTACGAACCGATCATCCGGGAGATCGTCGAGCAGCTCCCGGCGCTGCCCGCGTTCACGCAGGACAACACGATGGCCTCGCGAGACTACGTGCAGGACCTGCAGGCGCACCCGGACTCCACGTACAACCCGACCCTCGCCTCGGACTACGCGAACGTCTCGATCGAGTGA